The Panicum virgatum strain AP13 chromosome 3N, P.virgatum_v5, whole genome shotgun sequence genome includes the window ATCTACCGTGACATTGGCCGGGCTGGTAGTGACTCCCAGAGAGTTGGTTCTGATAGATATTCTAGCCAGGGATTGCCCTCAAGTTCCCAGGACCAGTCTTCCAGTTCATCTGATGCAAATGCCAGTGCAAGATCAGAAGAGGACAAGAAAAAATCTGAGCATTCCTCCTGCTGTGGCATGATGAGGTCTCTCTCGTACCATATTAACCATCTTTTTATGGAGCTTGGGAAAGCAATGCTGCTGACATCTCGTCGAGAAAACAGTCCTGTAAATTTGTCTCCATCTGTTATATCTGTTGCTGGGAATATTGCTTCGAttgtgttggagcacctcaatTTTGAAGGGCACTCAGTAAGTTCTGAGAAAGAGATTACTGTTACCACAAAGTGCCGATATCTCGGAAAGGTGGTTGAGTTCATTGATGGAATATTAATGGACCGGCCAGAATCCTGTAATCCAATTATGGTGAATTCATTTTACTGCCGTGGTGTCATTCAGGCAATCCTGACCACATTTCAAGCTACCAGTGAGTTGCTCTTCACGATGAGCAGGCCACCATCTTCACCTATGGACACAGATAGTAAAACTGGAAAGGATGGAAAGGAGACAGATTCTTCTTGGATTTATGGTCCCCTCTCCAGCTATGGGGCAGTTATGGACCATCTTGTGACCTCATCATTTATTCTCTCCTCATCTACTAGACAATTACTTGAGCAGCCTATTTTTAATGGATCTGTCAGGTTTCCACAAGATGCTGAGAGGTTTATGAAGTTGCTTCAGTCAAAGGTGTTGAAGACGGTTCTTCCCATCTGGGCCCACCCCCAGTTTCCAGAATGCAACATTGAGTTGATTAGTTCAGTCACATCCATCATGAGGCATGTTTGCACTGGGGTGGAAGTGAAAAACACTGTTGGCAATGGTAGTTCTCGTTTAGCTGGTCCACCCCCTGATGAGAATGCAATTTCACTGATTGTAGAGATGGGGTTCTCTCGTGCCAGGGCTGAAGAAGCATTGAGACAAGTTGGAACAAACAGTGTTGAAATCGCAACTGATTGGTTATTCTCACACCCAGAGGAACCACAAGAGGAGGATGATGAACTAGCTCGGGCGCTTGCAATGTCTCTTGGGAATTCTGATTCGTCTGCACAAGAGGAAGATAGTACATCCAATGATCTTGAGCTGGAAGAAGAAACAGTTCAGCTGCCTCCCATAGATGAAATATTATATTCATGTCTTCGACTTCTTCAGACAAAGGAAGCCTTAGCTTTCCCTGTCAGGGACATGCTTGCCACCATAAGCTCTCAGAATGATGGCCAAAACCGAGTGAAGGTGCTTACATATTTGATTGATAATCTGAAACAGTGTGTGATGGCATCTGAGTCTTTAAAGGATACCACATTGTCTGCTCTTTTTCATGTTCTTGCTTTGATTCTCCATGGAGATACTGCTGCCCGTGAAGTTGCCTCAAAGGCAGGTCTTGTGAAGGTTGCTTTGGATCTGCTTTGCAGCTGGGAGTTGGGACCTAGGGAAAGTGAGGTGGCTGAGGTTCCAAATTGGGTGACTTCCTGTTTTCTTTCTGTTGATCGAATGCTCCAGGTGGAACCGAAGTTGCCAGATGTTACAGAGCTAGATGTCCTGAAGAAGGAAAATTCTAACATGAAAACATCActtgtgattgatgacaacaagAAAAAGGATTCAGAATCTTTGTCAAGTGTTGGGCTGCTGGATCTGGAGGACCAAAAACAACTTTTGAAGATATGCTGCAAGTGCATTGAAAAACAGTTGCCTTCTGCTTCTATGCATGCTATTCTTCAGCTTTGTGCTACACTGACGAAAGTCCATGCAGCTGCAATTTGTTTTCTTGAGTCTGGAGGTCTGAATGCCTTGCTGTCATTGCCGACAAGTAGCTTGTTTTCTGGATTCAACAATGTGGCTTCTACAATCATTCGTCATATTTTGGAGGATCCTCACACCCTTCAGCAAGCAATGGAATTAGAGATACGTCACAGTCTTGTCACAGCTGCTAATAGGCATGCAAATCCCAGGGTTACTCCACGCAATTTTGTACAGAATTTGGCATTTGTTGTATATCGGGACCCAGTGATATTTATGAAAGCGGCCCAAGCTGTGTGCCAGATTGAGATGGTTGGAGACAGACCATATGTTGTTCTTTTGAAGGATCGTGAGAAAGAAAGGAGCAAGGAGAAAGATAAGGACAAGGACAAGCCAGCTGATAAGGATAAAGCAACAGGCGCAGCCACGAAGGACATAGCTGCAGGATCGCCTGCAAGTGCTCAAGGGAAACAGCCTGATTTGAATGCCAGGAATTTGAAACCTCACCGCAAGCCACCACAAAGCTTTGTCACTGTTATAGAGCATCTCTTAGATCTGGTTATGTCCTTTGTTCCACCACCCCGATCAGAGGATCAAGCTGATGTTGTTTCTGGTACTGCCTCATCTTCAGACATGGATATTGACTGCAGTTCTGcaaaagggaaagggaaagcTGTGGCTGTTGCACCTGAAGAGAGCAAGCATGCTGTCCAAGAGGAAACTGCATCCCTTGCCAAGAGTGCATTTGTCCTTAAGCTGCTGACAGATGTATTGTTAACTTATGCATCATCCATTCAAGTTGTTCTTCGTCATGATGCTGACCTGAGCAACATGCATGGCCCTAATCGACCAGGTGCTGGTCTAATAATCAGTGGTGGAATCTTTACCCATATCTTGCAGCACTTCCTTCCTCATGCTGTAAAGCAAAAGAAAGATAGGAAAACTGATGGAGATTGGAGGTATAAATTGGCAACGAGGGCTAATCAATTTTTGGTGGCTTCATCTATTCGTTCTGCTGAGGGACGGAAAAGGATACTTTCTGAAATCTGCAGTATATTTCTTGATTTCACTGACTCTTCTACAGCTTGCAAAGCTCCAGTCTCAAGGCTGAATGCATATGTCGATTTGCTCAATGATATTCTGTCAGCCCGCTCACCAACTGGCTCCTCGTTATCAGCAGAATCTGCAGTTACATTTGTTGAAGTTGGTCTTGTTCAATCGTTATCGAGAACCCTTCAAGTTCTTGATTTGGATCACCCTGATTCAGCGAAGATTGTTACTGCTATTGTGAAGGCCCTGGAAGTGGTCACTAAGGAACATGTCCATTCAGCAGATCTTAATGCAAAAGGAGAGAATTCATCAAAGATAGCCTCTGACAGCAACAATGTGGATTCATCATCTAATAGGTTCCAGGCTCTTGACACAACTTCTCAGCCCACAGAAATGGTTACTGATGACAGGGAAGCATTTAATGCAGTTCAAAATTCACAAAGTTCAGATTCAGTAGAAGATGAGATGGATCATGATCGTGATATGGATGGAGGCTTTGCTCATGATGGTGAAGATGATTTTATGCATGAGATGGCTGAAGATGGAACTGGTAATGAATCCACAATGGAAATCAGATTTGAAATTCCTCGCAACAGAGAGGATGATATggctgatgatgatgaagacacTGATGAAGATATGTCAgctgatgatggtgatgaggttgatgaagatgatgaagatgaagatgaggatgaggagaaTAACAATCTGGAGGAAGATGATGCCCATCAGATGTCTCATCCTGACACAGATCAGGATGATCGTGAAATGGATGAAGAAGAATTTGATGAGGACCTTttagaagaagatgatgatgaagatgaggatgagGAAGGAGTCATCCTTCGCCTGGAGGAGGGGATTAATGGAATTAATGTGTTTGACCACATAGAAGTTTTCGGTGGGAGCAACAATTTGGCTGGGGATACACTGCGTGTGATGCCTCTGGACATTTTTGGTACAAGAAGGCAAGGCCGGAGTACCTCCATCTACAATCTTCTTGGCAGAGCAAATGATCATGGCGTTCTTGATCACCCGCTTCTTGAAGAGCCTTCTTCGATTTTGAACCTTCCGCATCAAGGGCAACCAGGTATCTGTTACTTCTATCAACCTACTAGATTATCTGAATAATTCTACTATCCTGTTACTCTATGTAGATTGTGCCAAGTCTGGCATATGTTGCTGattcatatgattttttttttccagaaaatCTGGTTGAGATGGCTTTCTCTGATCGGAACCATGAAAGTAGCTCCTCCCGTTTGGATGCTATATTCCGCAGCTTGCGAAGTGGACGGAATGGACACCGCTTCAATATGTGGTTGGATGACAGTCCTCAACGCAGTGGATCAGCTGCCCCAGCAGTACCTGAAGGCATTGAAGAATTGCTGATCTCTCATCTGAGGCGACCCACACCTGAACAGCCTGAAGTCCAGAGAACACCTGCTGGTGCTACTCAGGAGAATGAGCAGCCCACCAATGTATCGGAAGCTGAGGCAAGGGAAGAAGCACAAGCTGAACAAAATGAGAACAGTGAAAATACAGTAAACCCTGCAGATGTATCTGTAAGTGCTGAGCCTGCACCTCCTGACGGTGATGCGCTTCAAAGAGATGTGTCCAATGCAAGTGAGCATGCTACAGAGATGCAGTATGAACGCAGTGATGCTGTAGCACGTGATGTGGAAGCAGTCAGCCAAGCAAGCAGTGGCAGCGGGGCTACTTTAGGGGAGAGCCTCAGAAGCTTAGAGGTTGAAATAGGAAGTGTTGAAGGACATGATGATGGTGACCGGCATGGGGCTTCAGGCGCTTCAGATCGGCTACCTTTGGGTGATCTGCAAGCAACTGCTCGGTCACGGAGGCCATCGGGTAGCGCTGTCCCAGTAGGCAGCAGAGATGTATCTTTGGAGAGCGTTAGTGAGGTTccccaaaatccaaaccaagaACCTGACCAGAATGCTAATGAGGGGAATCAGGAGCCTGCTAGAGCGGCAGATGCTGACTCAATTGATCCTACATTTTTGGAGGCTCTTCCTGAGGACTTGCGAACTGAAGTTCTTTCTTCACGTCAAAATCAAGTGGCTCAAACTTCTAATGACCAACCTCAGAATGATGGAGATATTGATCCCGAATTCCTTGCTGCACTTCCCCCTGATATACGAGAAGAGGTGCTAGCTCAACAACGTGCCCAAAGGTTACAACAGCAATCGCAAGAATTAGAAGGACAGCCAGTTGAAATGGATGCTGTTTCAATTATTGCAACATTCCCCTCAGAAATTCGTGAAGAGGTATAGTTAGTTTCATCATCGGTCCCAATATAAACATTTTGCTCTAAACTTTTTCTCATGGTCTCTTTACATATTTTAATTGCAGGTGCTTTTGACATCTCCTGACACACTACTAGCTACACTCACACCTGCACTAGTTGCCGAAGCCAACATGTTAAGGGAGAGATTTGCTCATCGGTATCACAGTAGCTCCCTTTTTGGTATGAACTCCAGGAACAGGAGAGGTGAATCCTCGCGGCGTGAAATAATGGCATCAGGCCTTGACAGAAATGGTGATCCCTCCAGATCAACTAGCAAGCCAATCGAGACTGAAGGTGCTCCTCTTGTTGATGAGGATGCCCTTAAAGCTCTTATTCGGTTGCTTCGAGTTGTTCAGGTAATACTAATGTTTCTTCTATGAGGTCTGCTTTGTTATGGACTGCTGTGAATACTTCATGTAATTGTCTCTTATAATTTACAGCCTCTATACAAGGGTCAACTGCAGCGGCTTCTCCTGAACCTTTGTGCTCACAGGGACAGCAGAAAGTCCTTGATTCAAATTCTAGTGGACATGCTTATACTTGATCTTCAGGGTTCTTCAAAGAAATCAGTAGATGGAACTGAGCCACCATTTAGGTTATATGGGTGCCATGCAAATATCACATATTCACGTCCTCAATCTTCATATGGTAATTTAGTCTTTCATCT containing:
- the LOC120666085 gene encoding E3 ubiquitin-protein ligase UPL1-like, with product MAAAMAAHRASFPLRLQQILAGSRAVSPAIKVESEPPANVKEFIDRVINIPLHDIAIPLSGFRWEFNKGNFHHWKPLFMHFDTYFKTYISSRKDLLLSDDMVEADPLPKNTILKILKVMQIVLENCQNRSSFTGLEHFKLLLSSSDPEIVVAALETLAALVKINPSKLHMNGKLISCGAINTHLLSLAQGWGSKEEGLGLYSCVVANEGNQQEGLALFPADLENKYDGAQHRLGSTLHFEYNLGPAQDPDQISDKSKSSNLCVIHIPDMHLQKEDDLSILKQCVDKFNVPPEHRFALLTRIRYARAFNSARTCRLYSRISLLSFIVLVQSSDAHDELTSFFTNEPEYINELIRLVRSEDFVPGPIRALAMLALGAQLAAYASSHERARILSGSSIISAGGNRMVLLSVLQKAISSLNSPNDTSAPLIVDALLQFFLLHVLSSSSSGTTVRGSGMVPPLLPLLQDNDPSHMHLVCLAVKTLQKLMEYSSPAVSLFKDLGGVELLSQRLHVEVQRVIGTDDGHNSMATDAVKSEEDHLYSQKRLIKALLKTLGSATYSPGNPARSQSSQDNSLLVSLSLVFQNVEKFGGDIYFSAVTVMSEIIHKDPTCFPALKELGLPDAFLSSVTAGVVPSCKALICVPNGLGAICLNNQGLEAVRESSALRFLVDTFTSRKYLMPMNEGVVLLANAVEELLRHVQSLRSTGVDIIIEIINKLCSSQEDKSNEPVISEEEKTDMETDVEGRDLVSAMDSSAEGMNDEQFSHLSIFHVMVLVHRTMENSETCRLFVEKGGLQALLTLLLRPSITQSSGGMPIALHSTMVFKGFTQHHSTPLARAFCSSLREHLKSALEELSKVSSSIEMSKLEKGAIPSLFVVEFLLFLAASKDNRWMNALLSEFGDANREVLEDIGRVHREVLCKIALFEENKIDSEASSSSSASEGQQPDSSASDIDDSRYTSLRQYLDPLLRRRGSGWNIESQVSDLINIYRDIGRAGSDSQRVGSDRYSSQGLPSSSQDQSSSSSDANASARSEEDKKKSEHSSCCGMMRSLSYHINHLFMELGKAMLLTSRRENSPVNLSPSVISVAGNIASIVLEHLNFEGHSVSSEKEITVTTKCRYLGKVVEFIDGILMDRPESCNPIMVNSFYCRGVIQAILTTFQATSELLFTMSRPPSSPMDTDSKTGKDGKETDSSWIYGPLSSYGAVMDHLVTSSFILSSSTRQLLEQPIFNGSVRFPQDAERFMKLLQSKVLKTVLPIWAHPQFPECNIELISSVTSIMRHVCTGVEVKNTVGNGSSRLAGPPPDENAISLIVEMGFSRARAEEALRQVGTNSVEIATDWLFSHPEEPQEEDDELARALAMSLGNSDSSAQEEDSTSNDLELEEETVQLPPIDEILYSCLRLLQTKEALAFPVRDMLATISSQNDGQNRVKVLTYLIDNLKQCVMASESLKDTTLSALFHVLALILHGDTAAREVASKAGLVKVALDLLCSWELGPRESEVAEVPNWVTSCFLSVDRMLQVEPKLPDVTELDVLKKENSNMKTSLVIDDNKKKDSESLSSVGLLDLEDQKQLLKICCKCIEKQLPSASMHAILQLCATLTKVHAAAICFLESGGLNALLSLPTSSLFSGFNNVASTIIRHILEDPHTLQQAMELEIRHSLVTAANRHANPRVTPRNFVQNLAFVVYRDPVIFMKAAQAVCQIEMVGDRPYVVLLKDREKERSKEKDKDKDKPADKDKATGAATKDIAAGSPASAQGKQPDLNARNLKPHRKPPQSFVTVIEHLLDLVMSFVPPPRSEDQADVVSGTASSSDMDIDCSSAKGKGKAVAVAPEESKHAVQEETASLAKSAFVLKLLTDVLLTYASSIQVVLRHDADLSNMHGPNRPGAGLIISGGIFTHILQHFLPHAVKQKKDRKTDGDWRYKLATRANQFLVASSIRSAEGRKRILSEICSIFLDFTDSSTACKAPVSRLNAYVDLLNDILSARSPTGSSLSAESAVTFVEVGLVQSLSRTLQVLDLDHPDSAKIVTAIVKALEVVTKEHVHSADLNAKGENSSKIASDSNNVDSSSNRFQALDTTSQPTEMVTDDREAFNAVQNSQSSDSVEDEMDHDRDMDGGFAHDGEDDFMHEMAEDGTGNESTMEIRFEIPRNREDDMADDDEDTDEDMSADDGDEVDEDDEDEDEDEENNNLEEDDAHQMSHPDTDQDDREMDEEEFDEDLLEEDDDEDEDEEGVILRLEEGINGINVFDHIEVFGGSNNLAGDTLRVMPLDIFGTRRQGRSTSIYNLLGRANDHGVLDHPLLEEPSSILNLPHQGQPENLVEMAFSDRNHESSSSRLDAIFRSLRSGRNGHRFNMWLDDSPQRSGSAAPAVPEGIEELLISHLRRPTPEQPEVQRTPAGATQENEQPTNVSEAEAREEAQAEQNENSENTVNPADVSVSAEPAPPDGDALQRDVSNASEHATEMQYERSDAVARDVEAVSQASSGSGATLGESLRSLEVEIGSVEGHDDGDRHGASGASDRLPLGDLQATARSRRPSGSAVPVGSRDVSLESVSEVPQNPNQEPDQNANEGNQEPARAADADSIDPTFLEALPEDLRTEVLSSRQNQVAQTSNDQPQNDGDIDPEFLAALPPDIREEVLAQQRAQRLQQQSQELEGQPVEMDAVSIIATFPSEIREEVLLTSPDTLLATLTPALVAEANMLRERFAHRYHSSSLFGMNSRNRRGESSRREIMASGLDRNGDPSRSTSKPIETEGAPLVDEDALKALIRLLRVVQPLYKGQLQRLLLNLCAHRDSRKSLIQILVDMLILDLQGSSKKSVDGTEPPFRLYGCHANITYSRPQSSYGVPPLVSRRVLETLTYLARSHPNVAKLLLFLEFPSPSRCHTEALDQRRGKAVVEDGEERKAFALVLLLTLLNQPLYMRSVAHLEQLLNLLEVVMLNAENQINQARLEASSEKPSGPDNAVPDGQDNANVSESSGSKSNTEDTSKTPAVDNENNLQAVLKSLPQPELRLLCSLLAHDGLSDNAYLLVAEVLKKIVALAPFFCCHFINELARSMQNLTLCAMKELRLYENSEKALLSSSSANGTAILRVVQALSSLVTTLQEKKDPELPAEKDHSDAVSQISEINTALDALWLELSNCISKIESSSEYATNLSPASANASTLATGVAPPLPAGTQNILPYIESFFVTCEKLRPGQPDAVQDASTSDMEDASTSSGGQRSSSQASLDEKQNAFVKFSEKHRRLLNAFIRQNPGLLEKSFSLMLKIPRLIDFDNKRAYFRSKIKHQHDHHHSPVRISVRRAYILEDSYNQLRMRSPQELKGRLTVHFQGEEGIDAGGLTREWYQSLSRVIFDKGALLFTTVGNDLTFQPNPNSVYQTEHLSYFKFVGRVVGKALFDGQLLDAHFTRSFYKHILGAKVTYHDIEAIDPAYYKNLKWMLENDISDVLDLTFSMDADEEKLILYEKAEVTDCELIPGGRNIRVTEENKHEYVDRVAEHRLTTAIRPQINAFLEGFNELIPRELISIFNDKELELLISGLPDIDLDDLKANTEYSGYSIASPVIQWFWEIVQGFSKEDKARFLQFVTGTSKVPLEGFSALQGISGPQRFQIHKAYGSTNHLPSAHTCFNQLDLPEYTSKEQLQERLLLAIHEANEGFGFG